A single region of the Montipora capricornis isolate CH-2021 chromosome 13, ASM3666992v2, whole genome shotgun sequence genome encodes:
- the LOC138029282 gene encoding uncharacterized protein isoform X2 — protein sequence MLCSSSFSSFSSEDGSELNSDSSSVILGDSEASFVPYDEDLEPLATQEEAAAYEANMALKQSGNSSSKGALRAKLTSEHVTLATKAEECICCKEIGRVDETKAGNSYRTIFSQGLKSESEGPVWIINV from the exons ATGTTGTGTTCTTCAAGTTTTTCGTCTTTTTCGTCGGAGGACGGTTCGGAGTTGAATTCAGACAGTAGTAGTGTGATTTTAGGGGACAGTGAGGCTAGCTTCGTACCCTATGACGAAGATTTAGAGCCGCTTGCAACTCAAGAAGAAGCTGCCGCCTACGAGGCAAACATGGCTCTGAAGCAGAGCGGGAACTCGAGTTCCAAAGGCGCTTTACGGGCGAAGTTGACGTCGGAACACG TCACTCTAGCAACCAAAGCAGAAGAATGCATttgctgtaaagaaattggCCGTGTAGACGAGACCAAGGCTGGGAACAGTTACCGGACCATTTTCAGTCAAGGTCTTAAGAGCGAATCAGA GGGTCCAGTTTGGATCATCAATGTCTGA
- the LOC138029282 gene encoding uncharacterized protein isoform X3, whose product MLCSSSFSSFSSEDGSELNSDSSSVILGDSEASFVPYDEDLEPLATQEEAAAYEANMALKQSGNSSSKGALRAKLTSEHVTLATKAEECICCKEIGRVDETKAGNSYRTIFSQGLKSESEDQRNG is encoded by the exons ATGTTGTGTTCTTCAAGTTTTTCGTCTTTTTCGTCGGAGGACGGTTCGGAGTTGAATTCAGACAGTAGTAGTGTGATTTTAGGGGACAGTGAGGCTAGCTTCGTACCCTATGACGAAGATTTAGAGCCGCTTGCAACTCAAGAAGAAGCTGCCGCCTACGAGGCAAACATGGCTCTGAAGCAGAGCGGGAACTCGAGTTCCAAAGGCGCTTTACGGGCGAAGTTGACGTCGGAACACG TCACTCTAGCAACCAAAGCAGAAGAATGCATttgctgtaaagaaattggCCGTGTAGACGAGACCAAGGCTGGGAACAGTTACCGGACCATTTTCAGTCAAGGTCTTAAGAGCGAATCAGA AGATCAAAGAAATGGTTGA
- the LOC138029282 gene encoding uncharacterized protein isoform X1, translated as MLCSSSFSSFSSEDGSELNSDSSSVILGDSEASFVPYDEDLEPLATQEEAAAYEANMALKQSGNSSSKGALRAKLTSEHVTLATKAEECICCKEIGRVDETKAGNSYRTIFSQGLKSESEFPQSVSYSHFSKLLWDFSGHLRALSFTLLHVKSNHDSISK; from the exons ATGTTGTGTTCTTCAAGTTTTTCGTCTTTTTCGTCGGAGGACGGTTCGGAGTTGAATTCAGACAGTAGTAGTGTGATTTTAGGGGACAGTGAGGCTAGCTTCGTACCCTATGACGAAGATTTAGAGCCGCTTGCAACTCAAGAAGAAGCTGCCGCCTACGAGGCAAACATGGCTCTGAAGCAGAGCGGGAACTCGAGTTCCAAAGGCGCTTTACGGGCGAAGTTGACGTCGGAACACG TCACTCTAGCAACCAAAGCAGAAGAATGCATttgctgtaaagaaattggCCGTGTAGACGAGACCAAGGCTGGGAACAGTTACCGGACCATTTTCAGTCAAGGTCTTAAGAGCGAATCAGA atttCCTCAATCTGTGTCTTACAGCCATTTTTCTAAACTCCTTTGGGACTTTTCTGGCCACTTAAGAGCATTATCCTTTACCTTGTTGCACGTAAAAAGCAATCATGACAGCATTTCCAAGTGA